The following are encoded together in the Bacillus sp. NP157 genome:
- a CDS encoding cupin-like domain-containing protein, which yields MTSATAPLISTDWNAFDPWRVTPLTHTFTDHPLLQREALVELGKRCRGTSRWYSFANGVKADTDFDAAASLYPSAQSAVASLNAIEDAKAWVLLRHIQIDPTYRTLVDQAFAPIIDDIERSDPGVYYRAGWIFSASPNTVTPFHIDRSHVLLLQVAGTKTVYVWDPDDRVAVDDQARDIFHARHDLSRTRWQETFRERAHVFRLTPGTGVYMPLTSPHMVETSDEASTTISFTYNTAATRRLGKIHVLRDTLRRMGFSAPSPGAHISFDTAAWVASSALVACGGPGGHKPACPSLRHRYAYAVDD from the coding sequence ATGACTTCCGCGACCGCTCCCCTGATCAGCACCGACTGGAACGCTTTCGATCCGTGGCGCGTCACGCCGCTGACCCACACCTTCACCGATCACCCCCTGCTGCAGCGTGAGGCGCTGGTTGAACTGGGCAAGCGCTGCCGCGGCACCAGCCGCTGGTATAGCTTTGCCAACGGCGTGAAGGCCGACACCGACTTCGATGCGGCCGCGTCGCTATACCCCAGCGCGCAATCCGCGGTGGCCTCGCTGAACGCGATCGAGGACGCAAAGGCCTGGGTGCTGCTCAGGCACATCCAGATCGATCCTACCTACCGCACCCTGGTCGACCAGGCGTTCGCTCCCATCATCGACGACATCGAGCGTAGCGATCCGGGCGTGTATTACCGTGCGGGATGGATCTTCTCCGCATCGCCGAACACCGTGACGCCCTTCCACATCGATCGCAGCCACGTGCTGCTCTTGCAGGTGGCGGGCACCAAGACCGTGTACGTGTGGGACCCGGATGACCGCGTGGCCGTCGACGACCAGGCCCGCGATATCTTCCACGCGCGCCATGACCTCAGCCGCACGCGCTGGCAGGAAACCTTCCGCGAACGCGCCCACGTGTTCCGGCTGACGCCGGGCACGGGCGTATACATGCCGCTGACCAGCCCGCACATGGTCGAGACCAGCGACGAAGCCTCGACCACGATCAGCTTCACCTACAACACCGCGGCGACGCGTCGGCTGGGCAAGATCCATGTCCTGCGCGACACGCTGCGCCGGATGGGCTTCAGTGCGCCGTCGCCCGGTGCGCACATCAGCTTCGACACGGCGGCATGGGTCGCATCGTCCGCGTTGGTCGCCTGCGGTGGCCCGGGTGGACACAAGCCGGCCTGCCCGTCGCTTCGCCATCGCTACGCCTACGCGGTGGACGACTGA